GattgtacatgttgacaatatGCTTATATCAAACCTTACTGAAGGGATaatattattgttttattaccAGAAAACCTGATCTTCTAAGAAAGGCAGTTGTTTATCTAAGCTAGTGCACCCACTTCACAAAGTGCAGCTTTCCAGAGATTATGTTTACATTGAAACATACAGAGATAATGATTACATCTGTATCCGTTTGCTGCAAGGCATAGTTAAAAAGCATCTACAGATGTTTCagaatagcatacatttgatTTGTATACAGATATATATGTACATGGCATTCAAAACTGATTCCTGTAAACCTCCAAGGTGAGTGGTGATATATAGAGTTAAGATAGTGGTACAGTCCCCTCTCTGCGCTCTCCAAATGTCTGAACAGCAGGAAGGGTAGAGCAGTGCTCAGGGCCCTGCGTCAGGAGTCTCACTGTGGTGGGGATCTGTccacacatgcccccccccaccagcTCCCCGGTCTCTCAGTCCACTCCAGATGCCCCCCCACCAGCTCCCCTGTTTCTCAGTCCACTCCAGAGGCCTTCACTTCCCCCCCAGTGTTGCTCCATACGCGCCACACAGACGTTTGCAATCTCCCAAACGGAGTCAGGCACAGAAGCAGGAGACTTAGTCCACGCCGTCAAAGCCCTGGGCGTTCTCAATCGCAATGAGCAGCTTCTCTCGCAGTTCCTCAAAAGACTCGTAGGGAGGCAGGTCCAACCGGTTGAAGCTtcagagagatagggagagatggagggagagcaagaaggagaggaggaacaatTTAAAGGGAGATGTATGATATTGCCTCAGGTTAAGATGAATGGTGACCCTTAGGAATAATAACATGCTATCATATTTACCATGTGTGAGCTCTGGGGAGTTTGTCTCGTGTGCCCCACTGTTCAATGGTGAACAACTGTGGGCCGTTGGAGCCTGTGGGTCCAGCAAAGGATACATATGACATTCATCAGGATACAATCACATAACATTCATCGACTctgccctacaaagccaaagtGCAGTATCTGCGAAATTCGAAACTaagaaaaactgcttttttgttttgtctttcacACTGACTGGTCAACAAACCAGTGTTTATTCTTTTATTCTCTCACGTCCACAAATATTGTAGCAAAAAATAACACCTgataaatggtttgtcttcataGGAACTCTCATTAAATAAGACATAGTGGCGAAGTGAACTCACCGTAGAGCTCGGCAAAGCCATTCATGGGCACTCTCGACGTGCCCGTCACAAACTGCAGCAGACGGATGCGCTTCTCTGCGTCCATCAGGAGCACCGCCTGTGCAAGAAGGGCAGGCGTTAAAGAGAAGCCCCGCTACATGCAGCAGGCCTGACCAGTACCACTCTGATCTCTGAGCCATTAGACACATTACACTCTTTCATACTAAGGAATCTAAAGCTGGCGTGCGATGAGACTACTGTTGAGAATGGAGCCTCCAGTCTTTCTCAGTTGCTAGAACCTGGATGGATGAAGCCTTCACAGACGAGAGCGCTTACCTTCCAGAACCAAAGGATGACTGGGTGGTTGGGGCTGTAACCATTCTTGTACTTGGTGTTCTCTCTCCAGTCGTTCACGTCCACATCTCCCAGACCACACATTAGCAGCTGGAAGATATAATATTACTATtttttaatattactattacAACGGCTTTGTTGATTATTATTGCGTTATTATAGTGTCAGTACCTCCAACTCATTTTCATCAAATATCTTGATCAGGTCCTGTGGTATGAGTTCATAAAAGccctgtagagagagagggcacaAGCACCTCAGACATAAACATAAGACAGAACATTTTTCATGGCAATTTCCTGGGCATATTTGCTGAGATAAAGATTAGTTGAATGGTGTATGCGAGCAAAATATTTAGACTGGACAGCAATTTTCACCTCTTTGAAAGCAGTCATCTGCTTCTGGATGCGGTTGACAAACCTCCACTGCATCACCAGACTGTCAGACACATCAAACAAGGGAAGTGTTTGTCATGACAAATGAGGAGACTGCTAAATTGTTACTGTGAAGCATTTGGGTAACAACGCCCCCTAGCATAGTTTAGTGGTGGGGTGACTATTGTGTTTGTCATCCACTAGGTGGCGATAATACTCACTGTATGTATTCCTTCTTGTTGCGGTCAGTGACTATGATGTCTGCACCTCCCGGAGTCAACTCATGCTGGTGAGTCTGGGGAAAAGAAAGCCCATGTTAATGGAGGCCCCACACACGTATTCACCTGCACCACCTAAAACCACACGGTGTAGACATCAGCCTCTAGGAGACCGGACATATGCCCACCTGGCCAAAGAGTTCCTCATCAATAGTAAACCTCAGGTCCAGGTCTGTGGGGTCGTTTTCCAGAATCCACTTCAACGAGTTAAAGTACTCACTATCCTGTGGggtgacatgaacacacacttactcacaccaGTAACCCGGTACCACATTCTGATGTTCTACAGCGGAGTGCTGATGAACTCACCACAGACTCCATGTCCTGCAGTGTGATGGACTTCTGCAACATCATCTTGTAGAAAGGGCGGATGAAGAAGGCTGAGAGTGAAAGGAAAGTAAGACAGATCAACACCTTCATATCAcacacagatgtttttttttaaaaaaaggataAGCGGGCATCCTCTATTTCGAGAGCTCATACGTGCCTAATAACACCCCCCACAATGAGCAGAGGGGCAACCTAATATTTGGCAAAAGAACACAGCTACCCAGACTTACCATCCAACAGCTTGCCATGGTAGACAGCCATGCCAGCCACACGGCCAATGAACTTGAAGTAGGACAGGTGGTCCTCATTACACAAGCCAGAGTTGGGGTTAATCTGCAGTGTGTAGTTATCCCTGCATAGGCACACAAGGAATTCCGATTATTCTCACGCTGCCATTTTAAGATTTACAAGCATGTCAAGAATTCAATATAATTGTTTATTTCCTGGTAAACACACATATGAGTGGCTGTGATTACAAGTGAATAAATCCCCTTTTTATTTCTAAACTTCAAATAGTCATCACCCTCCTCCCACACGCTATTaatgatctatctatctcttaATAAGTGGATGAAGCAAGAAAACAAGCTTCACTCTGAGCATGTGGCTCTTCTCATAGCATTGTTTCTGTTTCTAATTCCAAGAAGATGCATTACACAAGACTGAAAACATGCCCAGTCCTAGATGAATGAGGCTCATTGTCCACCGTTAGGAGATGAAACCAAATAAAACGCTGCTGAGAGATCGGCCTATTTGGCCACAATGGGGGTAACACACTGTGGAAATCAAAGACATACACTGTCTAGGTCTTGAGGTGAGATTAGCACAGAAATCACACTCACGTGGCAGAGTACTCAAACAGCCCATAATAGGGGTTGAACATTTCCTTGGAGATCAGGAAGAACCACTCCCTGGCCACCCCGCCGTAGTCGAGGCCTTTCTCTTCCTCAAACTCGACCCAGAGGCGAGCCTTGAGCACGTCGGGCCGCTTGACGGACAGGATGCGCCGGTAGGAGTCCTCCAGCACGGCGTTCCTGCGCAGCTTCATCTCAAAGCGGTTGGGGACGTCCACCTGAGGGAGGAGGGAGCCGGCAGGCAAGATTAAGACAGATACAcaaaggaggaggaaaagaaagacaaagacagaaagaggaagagggatggaaaaaaaacatccatcggTAAGCGGCAAACGTaatgcaacgctcagaccataagttttatctcgttcctaagcaacacaaacggtttgtcaattgaatacgctcgcattgcgctttgaaagttgaaccaagttcaacgctcagcttgttcaacgctaacgttacgccagcgttgccaccgttccgctgccgaactatagagaacaataggaaacctgccgcttgccgctggttaatgtgatccccgccttagagTAATCTATGCCTTAAATCATAGGTACTTAATCGCCATTTGATTGCTTCAGCTCTTGTGGCTGAACTAACAAAAAGTAAAATTAGGGTGGAATGAATTGCACATGTTTGTATGTGGTACTTACCGGTTTCTTCAACTTTTTCCGGAAATAGTCATACTTCTGCTTATAATCTCTGGAGTAAGGCACTGCCTGCAAAAGACAAATGCAGTAAAATTTAAATTAATTAGGAAATGTTCAGTTAGGATTGTGCATTTTCAGAACATCACACAAACTGTACTTTGACACCACAACCACTTCTAATCTGCTAAATGCCTAAACCTGACACTGGCCATCCCAGACTCCACATCCACAGCCTTAGGTTTGCAGCCTTCTAAAATCAGCATCAAAGGGCTTGATTTATGACTAGTGTGAAAAAAAATGCCTAGCAATTTCCTATACAGAGATCATTATCAATAAATAGGTTGAACACATGTTTCTGCATATTCCTCAGATTGAGTGCACAGGTTCTTAGGGAGCTCATGATTTGGGGATGCTTTCTGTGAAAAAACACCTATCGTAACATCCTCATGAGTACTGGCAAGCTTTTCAAGCAAATACTGGTCCTCAAAGACCTCTTATGGCATTAAGTGGCAACTACCCTCTTTCACAGGTTTCAATAAAATCTTCCCTAACAGGCCTTCTAAACTCTTAATAcatgtacagtaccctccagaattattgacacctctgctaaagttgactaaaaccgatataaaaaaaatgatctgttggtgatttattgtaatctcacaatgaaaacaattaggaaaaatccaaccttgaaaggaagatttattttgagaaaaaggaaaatctcaaagaaataaatatttttttaactaaaacacattgctcactattattggcacccctgaatAATATTATAGACaaacctaacagaagcattttcctatctaatttcaatttatttaagttaattAGAGTgtctttcagaagtagttcatgactttctttttcatgaAAGGTATGGAAATAAATTCACACAGAGGCTACTGTAcatcctctagtcatttttcaacatcggaaagacaagagaatacactacatttaaataaaaagaaagtgttttgacatttgtaagtcagagaatgtctatgaCAACTATGTACTTtgttaaaatgcctatatttacagttcaAACAATGATTTAACGGTTCTAATaatctggaaatgtgacaaacatgcttcgacaaagacccatggttatcttgcccccacgtACAGTACGGAGGATGGCAAGATGGTAGGAGGTAAGGCAAAAAAatccataagaaccactgttggagagtACAGACAAAGGcatcatcttggggtcaccaagtccccaacaaaatcttcaaaagtgacctcactgctaatagattatttagagggcatgtcaggtaaaagcctgtccagtcatttaattaccaatgtaaacagcaggagttactgaatggtacagtgactttgtctggaagtgtggtctattgtcagatgaaatgaaaattgctttttggctagaaacactttaggtgtgtttggcgtacatagaagaatggctatactgaaaagaaccccatgcctaatgagaattatggtggaggggctgtgctattgtggggctgtttttattcccaaaggccttgggaactTCCTTAAGGTGCATGGCATCATGAACACcaagaacattttcaaaggaaattcATCTGAACtcacctgaacattttcaaaggaaatctgtcaatctctgccaagacactaaaagttggttatgattggatcattcatcaggtcaatgaaccaaaacaaatgtccagttaaaaacaaatatggtttgctaaagacaaaatcaagctttggccattgccatctcagtcccctgatctcaactacatagaaaaacagtggggtgagtcaaagaggagaatacacaagtgtggacctaggaatctggacgacctggggagattttgtaaagatgaactgtcttaaatcccttgcttcatattctccaactttatggggtgtcataggatAATATTACAAGTAGGTGTGCCAATAAtagtgagcaacgtgtttttgttaaacatatttatttatttatttatgagattttcctttttctcaaaataaatttgtttcccttcaaggttggatttttcctaattgttttcattgtaagaTTACAAGGCAGTCACcgacagattattttttatacaggTGTTTAGTCAAccttagcagaggtgccaataattctggagggtacagtatgtatgtatgtatgtatgtatgtatgtatgtatgtatgtatgtatgtatgtatgtatgtatgtatgtatgtatgtatgtgtgtgtgtgtatgtgtgtgtgtgtgtatcttcacTTCTTGCCAAGAGCACCAAAATGTACTGGGTATCATCTATAACGTGTGCTTGAAATAGACTATGACCTAGTCTAGTGCATGAGATCATGATGAGTCTTTGCCAGGAAAATCCACGGAATGAATAAACAATGCAGGTCATGTGACTTACTGGTCCTGTAATGGCCGAGTTCTGTAGTCTGGGATCTTCCCATTGGGTGGTCTTAGTGTCTGtgggaacaaaatatcaaatgtTTAATGGTCCATGTGGGGGATTCCAGAGACATGCTcaaacatataaatatatatgttgAACATTTGCTTACTGTGATCTATGTAGAATATCCGCCCGTCGCTGTGGACTCGCTCCTCCCAGCCAGGCTGAGGAAGGGACATCATCAACAGATTTCATATAGACATACAGATTTCATTTTATATAGATTCATTCTATACACCACACTAGCTCTGAGCATGCCATCCTCACACCCCGAGTTCCTGTAGCCAGATATGTTCTAAGGTATTCTTCTACATAAGAACTAATGTGATTTATGTTGTGTGGTACATGCGCATACAAACAGCAAGTGACTGCTGGAGCTGGGACTTACTGGTAATGGTCCCAGGTCACCAGGATCAAGTGAGGGCTGTTTCCTCATGTGCACAGGGATTTTCAGCCGAGGGTCTTCCTGCATGGAGTCATATAAACAGGAAGTGGGTGAGACAAACAGGAAGCTAGAGTGAATGCCATGGAAATGTACAGCAGAGAGATATGACAATAATGCCGTATGactcacatatatacacacacacgtaacacaaacacacccatatgcaaGGGCATGGTTAAGCAGCAGGGCAGCagctcaaaacaaaaaacattccaGGAATTTTGGCTGGTGCCAAACAAAACATTCAAGAAGCCAGGAAGAAACCTACAGTGAGTTTCCGTATGCACAAAGGACCTTGCTTAAAGTGAAATGCCTAATGCCAAGCTCAGCAATTGTTCTGTTCTTGACAATATTCATATATATTCAGCATGCATTAAAAGTTGTGTTTGATTTGTGTTGTTGAACATTCTGATAACTTGTGCCTTGTTTGTTAGTTGCATGCCATATTACGCTTTATCAGAAATCAGTCATAGTCAGGAATAAACTCATCCCAACGGTCAGTTCAGTCCAGCCACATTGCTCCTCAGGTAACCATGTGGATGCCTCACCCATGTGGTGGTCTTTGTGTTGTGGTCGATGAAGAAGGGCCTTCCGTTGGGGGCACTGCGCACCTCCCAGCCGTTGGGCAAGAAGCCGGACTCGTAGGCCTGCTGTGGGCCGGGGGAGTTCAGCGGAGATGCCTCAGGAGAGCGCACGGACGCCTGGTGCCCAGACGGCAGGGACATAGCCGCAGCAGCCGGGGACATAGCCACCGGGGACGCACTGGCCTGAGACAAAGCTGCCGGGGGGACACCAGCCTGAGACAAAGCTGCTGGGGACAGACCAGCCTGAGACACACCAGCCTGAGCCAAAGCTGCCTGGGCCGCCTCTGAAGTCGTCTGCTGAGAGACAAAGATGAAGAGACAAACCTTTAGGTCAGAAGGAATGATCGAACTCAACAAAACATTTCTATATGAACAGCTGTGTAGCTTAtgcattattaaaaatgttgcaCAATACACACTTCCTACACTAAACTAACAGGCACACATTTAACACATTACATTGACATGAACAAATTTAGGATCTCATAAGAGAGAGCCATCTGTTGATGTGAGGCTCAGCATTGAGGTGAAATTAAGAACGACTATGAGCAGTTAGAGAGGTCTACCTGAATGAGTGGTCGCGTCCATGCAGTGGTTCTGTTGTTGTGGTTGACGTAGTAAACCCGACCCTTAGAGTCCCGCTTCTCCTCCCACCCTGGGGGAAGGCCCACAGATGTGGGCAGCAACTAGcgtgtgtgaagagagagagagacagtgagatagagacagaaagagagatagatagatagatagatagatagatagatagatagatagatagatagagagagagagagagagagagagaaaaaaagagaagggagggaggagggaagggaagagaaaaggagtgtGAAATAAGAGAGGGCAAAAAAGACAAGCGATGCAAGAATGCCTGCTGGGGTGGTCTTAAAATAGACTAGCAGCCTTCAGCGGACAATATCCCCCTAAATCACTGGCAAAAGCTCCGATTCTCCCAGGagctggattggatttggacgCCTTTTCCGTTTCAGATGAAAAATGGCCCAGACACGTTGCATCTGGAGGCTGGAAGACTATATGGGGCAGCCGCAGGCTTCAATCGAACAAGACAACTACACTCAgcatgcacatgcgcacacacacacacacacacaaacaaacaaaacacacatgcgtgcacacacacacacacaaacaagcacgcacgcacgcacgcacgcacgcacgcacgtccTACAGTCTGAACTCCGGCCACCACAATAGTGTCAATGTGACAAGCAAGACTTGTCCTCGACACCAAGATGTTCAACAGTGAAATTGGTTACTTTGCTCGGAATCAAATGAAAACAGTGAAAATAGGACCCTTCAGTGCACACAAATGAAGACACATTGTGTTTGCCAACCTGAATGGATACATACCACTGGGTGAACAGGATGTTCTTCTGCCGTCAGGGTCTGCCCACTTCCTCTGCGGCTTGAGCGGCCCTGTGGCTGCGcacaacaaaacagaaaacaggGTTAACCTCACACTGGGTCCCTTTAAAAACAATagcttaacccttagaaccctacactgttttaagggcattttcactacctttagttaTAAGCGTCCAGGCTACCCAGATCTGCCACAGTTTCATGTATTAATACTttttttgatttttaaataataaaaataacaagtgtattataaaaaatcttctCACCACTGCAAACTGGCAGCTTGACTTGCCTTTCATGCATccgtcctgaatctggcaacagcattttcactacctttagttataagcatttatcctggtcattgtaaaCTTGCCATTTACACATGCTATATTTTTTCAGCACAGTCTAggccagcggtccccaaccaccgggctgCGGCCCGGTACCGGGCcgtgggacattcctaaccgggccgtagcctacgacatgagttttaaaaaaaatgcatgcaaactaaactaaatttaattcgcaataatgtcacgtttttacatggcataggcctatatgcagttgtttgattgcacgcatgtttgcattttgcaaggtctattttcttacgtctgtctgtcccgccttcaacactttacatattgccttcagcgctgcgcagcctcaggtcagctcacttcacttgatcagttcttggcgaacggtagtgtcacacgaagttagctaaactgctagaatgatcaacaaaaaacaaacatctttagcactggccagagtgtttgagttgtgagagctgctgcagagatttcttacagaaaaaaaaaaaaaaaaaagtcaccgttagctgcatattttagtgatgaggactgggtgtcaaaactcgcttacctgtgtggcatattcgggttgcttaatgacctcaacctgtcactccaggggagaatgacgactgtctttaaactggcagataaagtcactgtatttaaagcaagcttgatttgtggggacgaatgggaacggggtgtatttgatatgttccaaacagtagtgggggttttgggagagactgaggcagggccctttctctcgcagctggtgcgcgatcaccttgttgcgctttcaaatgagtttgagcgttaggctacttcccatcctccaaagatccacggcaaaccaatgagtgggtccgcaacccatttctCAATATCcagaatagtcctaacttgtcagcgcaggaggaagagcagttgatcgaaattgcaaatgacggtggtcttaagagtgtgtatgaggaaacctctctggcgggtttttggatcaaaaccaaagcagaatatcccgagatagccgtaaaagcgctgaaaacgttgctaccattttccaccacgtatctatgcgaggccgggttttctgcaatgactgcaactaagaccaaaatgcgcaatcgactggacatttcaaaacacactgagggtgtcactgtcttccatcacctccagatggaaccttcttgttgcagggaaacaagcacagggctcccactgattaaattcgtaatgcacgtttagttcccatgttttgttcccatattttgttaagcctgttcacacttgataaatgtagcttcaagttgttcaattttcatagttcataggcctattgttacatttttacttcttcaagttcacgtttttaagagttcgttaccttcactgttcatacataactggagctagttcttttcaagtaatgcatgcacaacacatatggaacatcgAACCCCCAACCCACTACCTCCacaccggtccgtgaaaaaaataaatggaaatcaaaccggtccatggtacataaaaggttggggacccctggtctaggctacccagatcTGCCACCATTTCATATATTAATACTTGCATGGACTTGTAATTCATAAAAAATCTtacattttgaaatgcatcttaCCACAGCAAGCTGCCAGCTGGACATGAATTACATATATGTGTAGgacagactgtcctgaatctgtcaatataagaaccatggtgGAGGGGGACCTTGggactgagcaatttacagacatatgtggtgtgcgtgtagcctagaaatctagacacgcccctagcggccgcaaattacatttgctgccagggctagtgtGCGTGcaccttacagaaataaatgccatttttttatttagtgatggaaaatgacctttctgcgctccatatctgtgacacaaacTAATCTGACCTGtcttgacccgagtttgcgtgttagccagtgtgtgcactcatgatgattctctacaacaactttttactgcattaccatgaacaaagtaaaggcaaaaaggtgTTGGGATGAAACAAAtagggatgcaatgtgagccttgaattgcatgccatgcaggaatttgctaggatctcaaaaccggattatgaaaaTGCTttgccaccacaacacacaaaagcGTGGGGcaagtcgagctatatgaagttattattttgctgtcactgtcgtctgttttataacccagaaggatgcatcaaatgatagctctgggtctcctctttcatctgacatgcgtggcatatctatccgatcacaggtTCGTGAGCAATTCAAATGAGAGTAATGGTTGTGCAGCGTTGGTTGGTTGGTCTCACCGTGAGGGAGGTGCGTCTGTCGGTGGGTGTGGCGGCAGCGCTGGTGCTCAGGCGGCTCAGCTCGTCACAGAAGGAGTGGTACTCCATGGGGCAGCGCGGGGAGCAGGGGGAGCGGGGGGAATGGGGCGAGGGAGGCGAGCGTTCACTGGAACCGAGACCTGCGCTGGGGCCGGCGCTGGGGCTGGCGCTAAACAGGGCGTTCTCGTCCTCAGCGATGATCTCCCAGCTCTCGGGAGACTCGCGCCGCTCGCCTGACATCTCCTCGTGCTCCGAAATCTGCCGGCGGGTGATGAAGGCCCGCTGGGCTTCCAGGTGACTGTGCTGACGCTGCTCTGCCTCCACCTGGCTATCCCtgcaccaaacaaacaaaaaagggaAACATTGAGAGCATGTCCCTTTACATCCATGACATTTACACCACTGATGAATAGATGAATGTTGTGAGCTCTCTTTAGAACATCAATTAACTTTCAGATGTTTGCACAAATATGAGGTAGTTCCACTTTTATTGCCCTagtacagtgtttcccaaactttttttctggggacccactttttaaaaatgacagaccatcgcgacccatttcacttcagattTAACATGCAACCTGCATGCAAccatattgttttaggccacaggttctcaaacttttcttgGGGGTATTCTTGCATGCTACGCAGTAAATCACTCTTCAGCATAGTAAGCtgttcctgtatttctaaagagtgatgttgtaggctacgttgcgttgcagacaaatggatccataacaccGTCAATTTCTATGTAAACATAGCAAGTAACTCAAGTTattatattgtagcctatttgtggAGGTTTCTTTATTTGGAAAGTTGAATCCGCATTTTCCTCTGGAGTTAAACGTTTGTTTGTAGGCCGTATACCAAGGCCGTGTATTGATGTTGTGACAagctatgttgtaagaatgtgaaatgaataaatatcagaacaagaggcttttgcgcaatagtcAAAAGATAATGCGCCTTTACTGTAGCCTATAGAGTTTGCGGGGTGGAAAACGAGAGGAAATAATAgcgtttaaaatgtccatttaaattgtagcctaataaaatGCACTGTTGAGcgttttaaatccgaaataataaggcatgtgaggaggttgctattaactttaaagagtgcATCTACAATTGAAACTATCTACAGCCTACAACAgtttcattttgcgagtgaGATGTCCAGGCTATCCCCTGTGCGACTTGTTCGCCCCCCCCAGAGCTATTTTAAATGCAAAATTGCACAGAGGGCCGTGACtatggtaaacaaactatatcctaatggaaaactgatagctttcctggctaaatggtaaaagttaggcctattagacaacataaattgtgctgacgac
The Alosa sapidissima isolate fAloSap1 chromosome 14, fAloSap1.pri, whole genome shotgun sequence DNA segment above includes these coding regions:
- the nedd4a gene encoding E3 ubiquitin-protein ligase NEDD4a isoform X4; the protein is MTYLPKNSGSEEDTSEQNEDLDPGWEFLEGQDMSGPRHNHQLPALPPGWEERQDNLGRTYYVNHETRTTQWQRPILQDSQVEAEQRQHSHLEAQRAFITRRQISEHEEMSGERRESPESWEIIAEDENALFSASPSAGPSAGLGSSERSPPSPHSPRSPCSPRCPMEYHSFCDELSRLSTSAAATPTDRRTSLTPQGRSSRRGSGQTLTAEEHPVHPVLLPTSVGLPPGWEEKRDSKGRVYYVNHNNRTTAWTRPLIQQTTSEAAQAALAQAGVSQAGLSPAALSQAGVPPAALSQASASPVAMSPAAAAMSLPSGHQASVRSPEASPLNSPGPQQAYESGFLPNGWEVRSAPNGRPFFIDHNTKTTTWEDPRLKIPVHMRKQPSLDPGDLGPLPPGWEERVHSDGRIFYIDHNTKTTQWEDPRLQNSAITGPAVPYSRDYKQKYDYFRKKLKKPVDVPNRFEMKLRRNAVLEDSYRRILSVKRPDVLKARLWVEFEEEKGLDYGGVAREWFFLISKEMFNPYYGLFEYSATDNYTLQINPNSGLCNEDHLSYFKFIGRVAGMAVYHGKLLDAFFIRPFYKMMLQKSITLQDMESVDSEYFNSLKWILENDPTDLDLRFTIDEELFGQTHQHELTPGGADIIVTDRNKKEYIHLVMQWRFVNRIQKQMTAFKEGFYELIPQDLIKIFDENELELLMCGLGDVDVNDWRENTKYKNGYSPNHPVILWFWKAVLLMDAEKRIRLLQFVTGTSRVPMNGFAELYGSNGPQLFTIEQWGTRDKLPRAHTCFNRLDLPPYESFEELREKLLIAIENAQGFDGVD
- the nedd4a gene encoding E3 ubiquitin-protein ligase NEDD4a isoform X1, whose translation is MARRLRLHFASRRSNTDPLSESCSGHDEESGLGAFPRSPSESLAHSSVHMKVTPGQLALALPPLSPEYGNLQRYSSVFIPKVNGSTNKKSILQISLQPSRLGGELEGSAGDDGEKADCEGGVGSNSDGGSCSSSTISDAGYCSSSSIFEPDLPERKAVTGTGAQASERSAPRRKTRVPLRRCSSLVIFPRSPCNTPPASPVSPVALPVVPPARGSYQTSHQLQLSSSDIAQDDPQATSKGSVATALSGLRLSKSSCASAELRDARPIVHFSIPQLERPEERNDCGKTEDKSTHMERTERHSSVLLHFANQWAAPLTKENPIKAMVNVDSGNTHYEALKPIDKPESGTVKLYRSTSACLLPTSKLAEKTNNVWVNTGEIIEEKGGHHAFQRSISLEVPLVHRGISCHFSKPAYSSLKNGSPQVHIHVSRGTRVGNTGSSMDMKSNEKRDHSQTNAGGNTLTRDDFLGQVDVPLHQIPTENPNTERPYTFKDFLLHPRSHKSRVKGHLRLKMTYLPKNSGSEEDTSEQNEDLDPGWEFLEGQDMSGPRHNHQLPALPPGWEERQDNLGRTYYVNHETRTTQWQRPILQDSQVEAEQRQHSHLEAQRAFITRRQISEHEEMSGERRESPESWEIIAEDENALFSASPSAGPSAGLGSSERSPPSPHSPRSPCSPRCPMEYHSFCDELSRLSTSAAATPTDRRTSLTPQGRSSRRGSGQTLTAEEHPVHPVLLPTSVGLPPGWEEKRDSKGRVYYVNHNNRTTAWTRPLIQQTTSEAAQAALAQAGVSQAGLSPAALSQAGVPPAALSQASASPVAMSPAAAAMSLPSGHQASVRSPEASPLNSPGPQQAYESGFLPNGWEVRSAPNGRPFFIDHNTKTTTWEDPRLKIPVHMRKQPSLDPGDLGPLPPGWEERVHSDGRIFYIDHNTKTTQWEDPRLQNSAITGPAVPYSRDYKQKYDYFRKKLKKPVDVPNRFEMKLRRNAVLEDSYRRILSVKRPDVLKARLWVEFEEEKGLDYGGVAREWFFLISKEMFNPYYGLFEYSATDNYTLQINPNSGLCNEDHLSYFKFIGRVAGMAVYHGKLLDAFFIRPFYKMMLQKSITLQDMESVDSEYFNSLKWILENDPTDLDLRFTIDEELFGQTHQHELTPGGADIIVTDRNKKEYIHLVMQWRFVNRIQKQMTAFKEGFYELIPQDLIKIFDENELELLMCGLGDVDVNDWRENTKYKNGYSPNHPVILWFWKAVLLMDAEKRIRLLQFVTGTSRVPMNGFAELYGSNGPQLFTIEQWGTRDKLPRAHTCFNRLDLPPYESFEELREKLLIAIENAQGFDGVD